Proteins encoded within one genomic window of Hevea brasiliensis isolate MT/VB/25A 57/8 chromosome 8, ASM3005281v1, whole genome shotgun sequence:
- the LOC110649354 gene encoding methionine--tRNA ligase, chloroplastic/mitochondrial isoform X2 — translation MAARINYSIQNALCLLNPLYSISTRPRTTAHFKNRLSFPPNLFFSSSKSRKVAFCTINNCSHNSAQNDEAVATETFVLTSPLYYVNAPPHMGSAYTTIAADAISRFQRLLGKKVIFVTGTDEHGEKIATAAAARGSSPSEHCDVVSQAYKTLWKDLEIAYDKFIRTTDPKHEAIVKEFYSRVLANGDIYRADYEGLYCVNCEEYKDEKELLDNNCCPMHLKPCIQRKEDNYFFALSKYQKLLEETLMHNPNFVQPSFRLKEVQSWIRSGLKDFSISRASVDWGIPIPNDNKQTIYVWFDALLGYISALSEDKEQPNLQSAVSSGWPASLHLIGKDILRFHAVYWPAMLMSAGLGLPKMVFGHGFLTKDGTKMGKSLGNTLEPNELVQKFGSDAVRYFFLREVEFGNDGDYSEDRFVNIVNAHLANTIGNLLNRTLGLLKRNCQSTLVVDSFIAAEGNALKDTVEKLVEKARVHYENLSLSLACEAILEIGNAGNVYMDECAPWSLFKQGGAASEAAAKSDTKWGGLKGGQVMAQPKPVFARIENRTETEDGGAASKKFVKNKEKKPKSQVVAEA, via the exons ATGGCTGCGAGAATAAACTACTCAATACAAAACGCTCTTTGCCTCTTAAACCCTCTCTATTCCATCAGTACAAGACCAAGGACAACTGCCCATTTCAAGAATCGTCTCAGTTTCCCTCCaaatctcttcttttcttcttctaaatCAAGAAAGGTTGCGTTTTGCACAATTAACAATTGCAGTCACAATAGTGCCCAAAACGATGAAGCAGTTGCAACAGAAACATTCGTCCTCACATCTCCGCTTTATTACGTGAATGCTCCTCCTCATATGGGTAGTGCCTATACCACCATTGCTGCTGATGCCATATCTCGATTTCAG AGGCTTTTAGGAAAGAAGGTTATATTCGTCACTGGCACAGATGAGCATGGAGAGAAGATTGCAACTGCTGCAGCTGCCCGTGGCTCCAGCCCAAGTGAGCACTGTGATGTTGTATCTCAAGCTTACAAGACActttggaaagat TTAGAAATTGCGTATGACAAATTCATTCGGACAACTGATCCCAAGCACGAAGCAATTGTTAAGGAATTTTATTCTAGGGTTCTTGCCAATGGGGACATTTACCGTGCTGACTATGAGGGACTATACTGTGTCAACTGTGAGGAGTATAAG GATGAGAAGGAGCTACTTGATAACAACTGCTGCCCCATGCATCTAAAGCCATGTATTCAGCGGAAAGAGGATAATTATTTTTTTGCCTTGTCAAAGTACCAAAAACTATTAGAAGAAACTTTGATGCATAATCCAAATTTTGTGCAGCCTTCATTCCGTTTGAAGGAG GTGCAAAGCTGGATCAGAAGTGGCTTGAAAGATTTTTCAATTTCCCGTGCATCAGTGGATTGGGGCATTCCTATTCCTAATGATAATAAGCAGACTATATATGTGTGGTTTGATGCTTTACTGGG TTACATCTCAGCTTTATCAGAGGACAAGGAGCAACCTAATTTACAGAGTGCTGTTTCTTCTGGCTGGCCTGCTTCGCTGCATTTGATTGGCAAG GATATTTTACGTTTTCATGCAGTTTATTGGCCAGCTATGCTGATGTCTGCTGGCCTAGGCCTTCCTAAGATGGTGTTTGGGCATGGGTTCTTGACAAAG GATGGCACGAAGATGGGGAAGTCATTAGGGAATACACTTGAACCAAATGAGTTGGTTCAAAAATTTGGGTCTGATGCAGTCAGGTACTTCTTCCTTAGAGAGGTGGAGTTTGGCAATGATGGGGACTACTCAGAAGACCGTTTTGTTAATATTGTCAATGCACACCTTGCCAATACCATAG GAAACCTCCTTAACCGTACTCTTGgactccttaaaaggaattgtcAATCAACTTTGGTTGTTGATTCATTTATTGCTGCTGAAGGAAATGCATTGAAAGACACTGTTGAGAAGTTG GTTGAAAAAGCTCGGGTTCATTATGAAAATCTTTCACTATCATTGGCTTGTGAGGCTATTCTGGAgattggtaatgctggaaatgtcTACATGGATGAATGTGCTCCATGGTCTCTTTTTAAGCAAGGCGGTGCTGCTTCTGAAGCTGCGGCAAAG AGTGACACGAAGTGGGGTGGCCTGAAGGGCGGTCAGGTCATGGCTCAGCCAAAACCAGTCTTTGCAAGGATTGAGAACAGAACAGAAACGGAAGATGGTGGAGCAGCAAGTAAAAAGTTTGTTAAAAACAAGGAGAAAAAGCCTAAATCTCAAGTGGTTGCAGAAGCTTAG
- the LOC110649354 gene encoding methionine--tRNA ligase, chloroplastic/mitochondrial isoform X1: MAARINYSIQNALCLLNPLYSISTRPRTTAHFKNRLSFPPNLFFSSSKSRKVAFCTINNCSHNSAQNDEAVATETFVLTSPLYYVNAPPHMGSAYTTIAADAISRFQRLLGKKVIFVTGTDEHGEKIATAAAARGSSPSEHCDVVSQAYKTLWKDLEIAYDKFIRTTDPKHEAIVKEFYSRVLANGDIYRADYEGLYCVNCEEYKDEKELLDNNCCPMHLKPCIQRKEDNYFFALSKYQKLLEETLMHNPNFVQPSFRLKEVQSWIRSGLKDFSISRASVDWGIPIPNDNKQTIYVWFDALLGYISALSEDKEQPNLQSAVSSGWPASLHLIGKDILRFHAVYWPAMLMSAGLGLPKMVFGHGFLTKDGTKMGKSLGNTLEPNELVQKFGSDAVRYFFLREVEFGNDGDYSEDRFVNIVNAHLANTIGNLLNRTLGLLKRNCQSTLVVDSFIAAEGNALKDTVEKLVEKARVHYENLSLSLACEAILEIGNAGNVYMDECAPWSLFKQGGAASEAAAKDLVIILEAMRIIAIALSPVAPSLCWRIYSQLGYSKDHFNTATWSDTKWGGLKGGQVMAQPKPVFARIENRTETEDGGAASKKFVKNKEKKPKSQVVAEA; the protein is encoded by the exons ATGGCTGCGAGAATAAACTACTCAATACAAAACGCTCTTTGCCTCTTAAACCCTCTCTATTCCATCAGTACAAGACCAAGGACAACTGCCCATTTCAAGAATCGTCTCAGTTTCCCTCCaaatctcttcttttcttcttctaaatCAAGAAAGGTTGCGTTTTGCACAATTAACAATTGCAGTCACAATAGTGCCCAAAACGATGAAGCAGTTGCAACAGAAACATTCGTCCTCACATCTCCGCTTTATTACGTGAATGCTCCTCCTCATATGGGTAGTGCCTATACCACCATTGCTGCTGATGCCATATCTCGATTTCAG AGGCTTTTAGGAAAGAAGGTTATATTCGTCACTGGCACAGATGAGCATGGAGAGAAGATTGCAACTGCTGCAGCTGCCCGTGGCTCCAGCCCAAGTGAGCACTGTGATGTTGTATCTCAAGCTTACAAGACActttggaaagat TTAGAAATTGCGTATGACAAATTCATTCGGACAACTGATCCCAAGCACGAAGCAATTGTTAAGGAATTTTATTCTAGGGTTCTTGCCAATGGGGACATTTACCGTGCTGACTATGAGGGACTATACTGTGTCAACTGTGAGGAGTATAAG GATGAGAAGGAGCTACTTGATAACAACTGCTGCCCCATGCATCTAAAGCCATGTATTCAGCGGAAAGAGGATAATTATTTTTTTGCCTTGTCAAAGTACCAAAAACTATTAGAAGAAACTTTGATGCATAATCCAAATTTTGTGCAGCCTTCATTCCGTTTGAAGGAG GTGCAAAGCTGGATCAGAAGTGGCTTGAAAGATTTTTCAATTTCCCGTGCATCAGTGGATTGGGGCATTCCTATTCCTAATGATAATAAGCAGACTATATATGTGTGGTTTGATGCTTTACTGGG TTACATCTCAGCTTTATCAGAGGACAAGGAGCAACCTAATTTACAGAGTGCTGTTTCTTCTGGCTGGCCTGCTTCGCTGCATTTGATTGGCAAG GATATTTTACGTTTTCATGCAGTTTATTGGCCAGCTATGCTGATGTCTGCTGGCCTAGGCCTTCCTAAGATGGTGTTTGGGCATGGGTTCTTGACAAAG GATGGCACGAAGATGGGGAAGTCATTAGGGAATACACTTGAACCAAATGAGTTGGTTCAAAAATTTGGGTCTGATGCAGTCAGGTACTTCTTCCTTAGAGAGGTGGAGTTTGGCAATGATGGGGACTACTCAGAAGACCGTTTTGTTAATATTGTCAATGCACACCTTGCCAATACCATAG GAAACCTCCTTAACCGTACTCTTGgactccttaaaaggaattgtcAATCAACTTTGGTTGTTGATTCATTTATTGCTGCTGAAGGAAATGCATTGAAAGACACTGTTGAGAAGTTG GTTGAAAAAGCTCGGGTTCATTATGAAAATCTTTCACTATCATTGGCTTGTGAGGCTATTCTGGAgattggtaatgctggaaatgtcTACATGGATGAATGTGCTCCATGGTCTCTTTTTAAGCAAGGCGGTGCTGCTTCTGAAGCTGCGGCAAAG GATCTCGTGATTATATTGGAAGCAATGAGGATTATAGCAATTGCTTTATCACCTGTCGCTCCAAGTTTATGTTGGAGAATATATTCCCAGCTTGGCTACTCAAAGGACCATTTTAACACTGCGACatgg AGTGACACGAAGTGGGGTGGCCTGAAGGGCGGTCAGGTCATGGCTCAGCCAAAACCAGTCTTTGCAAGGATTGAGAACAGAACAGAAACGGAAGATGGTGGAGCAGCAAGTAAAAAGTTTGTTAAAAACAAGGAGAAAAAGCCTAAATCTCAAGTGGTTGCAGAAGCTTAG
- the LOC110649352 gene encoding dolichyl-diphosphooligosaccharide--protein glycosyltransferase subunit 4A-like, with protein MFDDQGLGFFANFLGIFIFFLVIAYHYVMADPRYEGN; from the coding sequence ATGTTTGATGATCAAGGCCTGGGATTTTTTGccaattttcttggcatttttatATTTTTCCTGGTGATAGCATATCATTATGTGATGGCTGATCCAAGATATGAAGGCAATTGA